A genomic region of Melanotaenia boesemani isolate fMelBoe1 chromosome 13, fMelBoe1.pri, whole genome shotgun sequence contains the following coding sequences:
- the LOC121650981 gene encoding uncharacterized protein LOC121650981 isoform X4 has product MPNLLICLLVKMEGFADLLDDAFSEASVPSFPDEDLDFENLSFDEKSEEDKTKDTTKSDGVLLQEATAETTASLDKAAEELLYKAENDNDEQNSDESDEEDFKGVILISKIPENDYTSPDGESEQEGSVSGEDEEENVGSAEEAGDLLMSVHCSAEFYSGDKENRIFTEGRPMALESADYPRDSNEVESEAESDEDLAYFGGVPERGNDMMMKGAGTEEDKQEREEDSSDSSCEGMGVTIEQEETENPYRDDPAKDSLEFPSIPLQNLHDLIAEVDSEEYEEKMTDFSGEEHQEAGECFAEYPSDLSSFEYAEDGGNNQESKSDTSTCMKQKTCLENAVTETTWMDNAEETDDKKESGAGEQDEGTSEHMLTVEGLDEGDGTGESSSSSDDEEPVMTTSEKLLNNLHMQELEFVKLLEETQVYDGSSAAVPRWSSSDEHAVTNNRANPSDFINWDFDVLKTDSLLSEYLLTTEDTDMEETPPSDVKQCPADEVNSYSEVQRQIMRPSNQGSLDDSFFFNSEPDPSGVSDLGQLGDDEYEEDRNWEQEQERIKAFYRFYDDNDEENGREGRQIKVQFCANPLSQVIHFETDSSDTGSLSSFTDREEDLSSTETPEEPEDNLQIKPATDPPNIQLPESMSDLSHTQICTGTSKCLSMLKLILKMSVVMVMGLLMIWLTTDQMDWLNQHFFF; this is encoded by the exons atgcCTAACTTGTTGATTTGTCTATTAGTAAAGATGGAAGGTTTTGCTGATCTCCTCGATGACGCATTTTCAG AGGCTTCTGTTCCATCATTTCCCGATGAAGATTTGGACTTTGAGAATTTGAGTTTTGATGAGAAGAGTGAGGAAGACAAGACAAAAGACACAACAAAGTCAGATGGGGTTCTGCTTCAGGAAGCAACTGCTGAAACAACCGCTTCGTTAGACAAGGCGGCCGAAGAGTTATTGtacaaagctgaaaatgacaATGACGAGCAGAACAGCGATGAAAGTGATGAGGAGGACTTTAAAGGGGTCATTCTCATTAGCAAAATACCTGAGAATGATTACACAAGCCCGGATGGAGAATCTGAGCAGGAAGGTTCTGTCTCtggagaagatgaagaggagaatgTTGGGTCAGCCGAAGAAGCAGGGGATTTGTTGATGTCAGTTCACTGCAGTGCTGAGTTCTACAGTGGTGATAAAGAGAACAGGATCTTTACTGAGGGGCGACCTATGGCCCTGGAGAGTGCTGACTACCCTCGAGATAGTAATGAGGTGGAAAGTGAAGCAGAAAGTGATGAGGACTTGGCCTATTTTGGAGGAGTCCCTGAACGTGGGAATGACATGATGATGAAAGGTGCTGGGACTGAAGAGGACAAgcaagaaagagaagaggattcCTCTGATTCCAGCTGTGAAGGCATGG GTGTAACCATCGaacaagaagaaacagaaaatccTTACAGGGATGATCCTGCAAAAGACAGCTTAGAGTTCCCAAGCATACCTTTGCAAAATCTGCATGATCTCATTGCAGAAGTTGACAGTGAGGAATATGAAGAGAAAATGACCGATTTCTCAGGGGAGGAGCACCAAGAGGCAGGTGAGTGCTTTGCAGAGTATCCTTCAGACTTGTCTTCTTTTGAATatgcagaagatggaggaaATAACCAAGAAAGCAAGTCAGATACCTCAACTTGTATGAAGCAGAAGACATGCCTGGAAAATGCTGTTACAGAAACAACATGGATGGATAATGCTGAGGAGACTGACgataaaaaggaaagtggagCTGGAGAACAAGATGAAGGGACATCAGAGCATATGTTGACTGTGGAGGGGTTGGATGAGGGAGATGGAACAGGTGAGAGCAGCAGCTCCAGTGACGATGAAGAGCCAGTAATGACAACCAGTGAGAAGCTCTTGAATAATTTGCACATGCAAGAGCTTGAATTTGTCAAACTGCTGGAGGAAACTCAGGTGTATGATGGAAGCAGTGCTGCAGTTCCCAGGTGGAGCAGCTCTGATGAACATGCTGTCACAAACAACAGAGCTAATCCATCAGATTTCATCAACTGGGATTTTGACGTGTTAAAAACAGACAGTCTTCTCTCTGAATACCTATTAACCACAGAGGACACAGACATGGAAGAGACACCTCCTTCAGATGTGAAACAGTGTCCCGCTGATGAGGTCAACAGCTATTCCGAGGTGCAGAGACAAATAATGAGGCCCTCTAATCAGGGATCTCTCGAtgacagcttcttcttcaactCTGAACCTGACCCCTCTGGGGTCTCTGATCTGGGACAGCTGGGAGATGACGAGTATGAAGAGGATAGGAACTGGGAACAGGAGCAGGAGAGAATCAAGGCTTTCTACAGATTTTACGATGACAATGATGAAGAAAATGGAAGAGAAG GGAGGCAGATAAAAGTTCAGTTTTGTGCTAATCCCTTGTCTCAAGTCATTCACTTTGAAACTGACAG CAGTGACACGGGTTCACTCAGCAGCTTCACGGACAGGGAGGAGGACCTGAGCTCTACAGAAACACCTGAG GAGCCTGAAGACAACCTGCAAATAAAACCTGCAACTGATCCCCCAAATATTCAGCTACCAGAGAGTATGTCAGACCTCAGCCACACACAAATCTGCACAGGAACTTCCAAG TGTCTCAGTATGCTGAAGCTGATTTTGAAGATGAgtgtggtgatggtgatggggCTGCTGATGATCTGGCTGACCACCGACCAGATGGACTGGCTCAACCAGCACTTCTTCTTTTAG
- the LOC121650981 gene encoding dentin sialophosphoprotein-like isoform X2, with product MEGFADLLDDAFSEASVPSFPDEDLDFENLSFDEKSEEDKTKDTTKSDGVLLQEATAETTASLDKAAEELLYKAENDNDEQNSDESDEEDFKGVILISKIPENDYTSPDGESEQEGSVSGEDEEENVGSAEEAGDLLMSVHCSAEFYSGDKENRIFTEGRPMALESADYPRDSNEVESEAESDEDLAYFGGVPERGNDMMMKGAGTEEDKQEREEDSSDSSCEGMGVTIEQEETENPWTEEDKQEREEDSSDSSCEGMGVTIEQEETENPYRDDPAKDSLEFPSIPLQNLHDLIAEVDSEEYEEKMTDFSGEEHQEAGECFAEYPSDLSSFEYAEDGGNNQESKSDTSTCMKQKTCLENAVTETTWMDNAEETDDKKESGAGEQDEGTSEHMLTVEGLDEGDGTGESSSSSDDEEPVMTTSEKLLNNLHMQELEFVKLLEETQVYDGSSAAVPRWSSSDEHAVTNNRANPSDFINWDFDVLKTDSLLSEYLLTTEDTDMEETPPSDVKQCPADEVNSYSEVQRQIMRPSNQGSLDDSFFFNSEPDPSGVSDLGQLGDDEYEEDRNWEQEQERIKAFYRFYDDNDEENGREGRQIKVQFCANPLSQVIHFETDSSDTGSLSSFTDREEDLSSTETPEEPEDNLQIKPATDPPNIQLPESMSDLSHTQICTGTSKCLSMLKLILKMSVVMVMGLLMIWLTTDQMDWLNQHFFF from the exons ATGGAAGGTTTTGCTGATCTCCTCGATGACGCATTTTCAG AGGCTTCTGTTCCATCATTTCCCGATGAAGATTTGGACTTTGAGAATTTGAGTTTTGATGAGAAGAGTGAGGAAGACAAGACAAAAGACACAACAAAGTCAGATGGGGTTCTGCTTCAGGAAGCAACTGCTGAAACAACCGCTTCGTTAGACAAGGCGGCCGAAGAGTTATTGtacaaagctgaaaatgacaATGACGAGCAGAACAGCGATGAAAGTGATGAGGAGGACTTTAAAGGGGTCATTCTCATTAGCAAAATACCTGAGAATGATTACACAAGCCCGGATGGAGAATCTGAGCAGGAAGGTTCTGTCTCtggagaagatgaagaggagaatgTTGGGTCAGCCGAAGAAGCAGGGGATTTGTTGATGTCAGTTCACTGCAGTGCTGAGTTCTACAGTGGTGATAAAGAGAACAGGATCTTTACTGAGGGGCGACCTATGGCCCTGGAGAGTGCTGACTACCCTCGAGATAGTAATGAGGTGGAAAGTGAAGCAGAAAGTGATGAGGACTTGGCCTATTTTGGAGGAGTCCCTGAACGTGGGAATGACATGATGATGAAAGGTGCTGGGACTGAAGAGGACAAgcaagaaagagaagaggattcCTCTGATTCCAGCTGTGAAGGCATGGGTGTAACCATCGaacaagaagaaacagaaaatccTTGGACTGAAGAGGACAAgcaagaaagagaagaggattcCTCTGATTCCAGCTGTGAAGGCATGGGTGTAACCATCGaacaagaagaaacagaaaatccTTACAGGGATGATCCTGCAAAAGACAGCTTAGAGTTCCCAAGCATACCTTTGCAAAATCTGCATGATCTCATTGCAGAAGTTGACAGTGAGGAATATGAAGAGAAAATGACCGATTTCTCAGGGGAGGAGCACCAAGAGGCAGGTGAGTGCTTTGCAGAGTATCCTTCAGACTTGTCTTCTTTTGAATatgcagaagatggaggaaATAACCAAGAAAGCAAGTCAGATACCTCAACTTGTATGAAGCAGAAGACATGCCTGGAAAATGCTGTTACAGAAACAACATGGATGGATAATGCTGAGGAGACTGACgataaaaaggaaagtggagCTGGAGAACAAGATGAAGGGACATCAGAGCATATGTTGACTGTGGAGGGGTTGGATGAGGGAGATGGAACAGGTGAGAGCAGCAGCTCCAGTGACGATGAAGAGCCAGTAATGACAACCAGTGAGAAGCTCTTGAATAATTTGCACATGCAAGAGCTTGAATTTGTCAAACTGCTGGAGGAAACTCAGGTGTATGATGGAAGCAGTGCTGCAGTTCCCAGGTGGAGCAGCTCTGATGAACATGCTGTCACAAACAACAGAGCTAATCCATCAGATTTCATCAACTGGGATTTTGACGTGTTAAAAACAGACAGTCTTCTCTCTGAATACCTATTAACCACAGAGGACACAGACATGGAAGAGACACCTCCTTCAGATGTGAAACAGTGTCCCGCTGATGAGGTCAACAGCTATTCCGAGGTGCAGAGACAAATAATGAGGCCCTCTAATCAGGGATCTCTCGAtgacagcttcttcttcaactCTGAACCTGACCCCTCTGGGGTCTCTGATCTGGGACAGCTGGGAGATGACGAGTATGAAGAGGATAGGAACTGGGAACAGGAGCAGGAGAGAATCAAGGCTTTCTACAGATTTTACGATGACAATGATGAAGAAAATGGAAGAGAAG GGAGGCAGATAAAAGTTCAGTTTTGTGCTAATCCCTTGTCTCAAGTCATTCACTTTGAAACTGACAG CAGTGACACGGGTTCACTCAGCAGCTTCACGGACAGGGAGGAGGACCTGAGCTCTACAGAAACACCTGAG GAGCCTGAAGACAACCTGCAAATAAAACCTGCAACTGATCCCCCAAATATTCAGCTACCAGAGAGTATGTCAGACCTCAGCCACACACAAATCTGCACAGGAACTTCCAAG TGTCTCAGTATGCTGAAGCTGATTTTGAAGATGAgtgtggtgatggtgatggggCTGCTGATGATCTGGCTGACCACCGACCAGATGGACTGGCTCAACCAGCACTTCTTCTTTTAG
- the LOC121650981 gene encoding uncharacterized protein LOC121650981 isoform X3: MPNLLICLLVKMEGFADLLDDAFSEASVPSFPDEDLDFENLSFDEKSEEDKTKDTTKSDGVLLQEATAETTASLDKAAEELLYKAENDNDEQNSDESDEEDFKGVILISKIPENDYTSPDGESEQEGSVSGEDEEENVGSAEEAGDLLMSVHCSAEFYSGDKENRIFTEGRPMALESADYPRDSNEVESEAESDEDLAYFGGVPERGNDMMMKGAGTEEDKQEREEDSSDSSCEGMGVTIEQEETENPYRDDPAKDSLEFPSIPLQNLHDLIAEVDSEEYEEKMTDFSGEEHQEAGECFAEYPSDLSSFEYAEDGGNNQESKSDTSTCMKQKTCLENAVTETTWMDNAEETDDKKESGAGEQDEGTSEHMLTVEGLDEGDGTGESSSSSDDEEPVMTTSEKLLNNLHMQELEFVKLLEETQVYDGSSAAVPRWSSSDEHAVTNNRANPSDFINWDFDVLKTDSLLSEYLLTTEDTDMEETPPSDVKQCPADEVNSYSEVQRQIMRPSNQGSLDDSFFFNSEPDPSGVSDLGQLGDDEYEEDRNWEQEQERIKAFYRFYDDNDEENGREGRQIKVQFCANPLSQVIHFETDSSDTGSLSSFTDREEDLSSTETPEEPEDNLQIKPATDPPNIQLPESMSDLSHTQICTGTSKCLSMLKLILKMSVVMVMGLLMIWLTTDQMDWLNQHFFF; encoded by the exons atgcCTAACTTGTTGATTTGTCTATTAGTAAAGATGGAAGGTTTTGCTGATCTCCTCGATGACGCATTTTCAG AGGCTTCTGTTCCATCATTTCCCGATGAAGATTTGGACTTTGAGAATTTGAGTTTTGATGAGAAGAGTGAGGAAGACAAGACAAAAGACACAACAAAGTCAGATGGGGTTCTGCTTCAGGAAGCAACTGCTGAAACAACCGCTTCGTTAGACAAGGCGGCCGAAGAGTTATTGtacaaagctgaaaatgacaATGACGAGCAGAACAGCGATGAAAGTGATGAGGAGGACTTTAAAGGGGTCATTCTCATTAGCAAAATACCTGAGAATGATTACACAAGCCCGGATGGAGAATCTGAGCAGGAAGGTTCTGTCTCtggagaagatgaagaggagaatgTTGGGTCAGCCGAAGAAGCAGGGGATTTGTTGATGTCAGTTCACTGCAGTGCTGAGTTCTACAGTGGTGATAAAGAGAACAGGATCTTTACTGAGGGGCGACCTATGGCCCTGGAGAGTGCTGACTACCCTCGAGATAGTAATGAGGTGGAAAGTGAAGCAGAAAGTGATGAGGACTTGGCCTATTTTGGAGGAGTCCCTGAACGTGGGAATGACATGATGATGAAAGGTGCTGGGACTGAAGAGGACAAgcaagaaagagaagaggattcCTCTGATTCCAGCTGTGAAG GCATGGGTGTAACCATCGaacaagaagaaacagaaaatccTTACAGGGATGATCCTGCAAAAGACAGCTTAGAGTTCCCAAGCATACCTTTGCAAAATCTGCATGATCTCATTGCAGAAGTTGACAGTGAGGAATATGAAGAGAAAATGACCGATTTCTCAGGGGAGGAGCACCAAGAGGCAGGTGAGTGCTTTGCAGAGTATCCTTCAGACTTGTCTTCTTTTGAATatgcagaagatggaggaaATAACCAAGAAAGCAAGTCAGATACCTCAACTTGTATGAAGCAGAAGACATGCCTGGAAAATGCTGTTACAGAAACAACATGGATGGATAATGCTGAGGAGACTGACgataaaaaggaaagtggagCTGGAGAACAAGATGAAGGGACATCAGAGCATATGTTGACTGTGGAGGGGTTGGATGAGGGAGATGGAACAGGTGAGAGCAGCAGCTCCAGTGACGATGAAGAGCCAGTAATGACAACCAGTGAGAAGCTCTTGAATAATTTGCACATGCAAGAGCTTGAATTTGTCAAACTGCTGGAGGAAACTCAGGTGTATGATGGAAGCAGTGCTGCAGTTCCCAGGTGGAGCAGCTCTGATGAACATGCTGTCACAAACAACAGAGCTAATCCATCAGATTTCATCAACTGGGATTTTGACGTGTTAAAAACAGACAGTCTTCTCTCTGAATACCTATTAACCACAGAGGACACAGACATGGAAGAGACACCTCCTTCAGATGTGAAACAGTGTCCCGCTGATGAGGTCAACAGCTATTCCGAGGTGCAGAGACAAATAATGAGGCCCTCTAATCAGGGATCTCTCGAtgacagcttcttcttcaactCTGAACCTGACCCCTCTGGGGTCTCTGATCTGGGACAGCTGGGAGATGACGAGTATGAAGAGGATAGGAACTGGGAACAGGAGCAGGAGAGAATCAAGGCTTTCTACAGATTTTACGATGACAATGATGAAGAAAATGGAAGAGAAG GGAGGCAGATAAAAGTTCAGTTTTGTGCTAATCCCTTGTCTCAAGTCATTCACTTTGAAACTGACAG CAGTGACACGGGTTCACTCAGCAGCTTCACGGACAGGGAGGAGGACCTGAGCTCTACAGAAACACCTGAG GAGCCTGAAGACAACCTGCAAATAAAACCTGCAACTGATCCCCCAAATATTCAGCTACCAGAGAGTATGTCAGACCTCAGCCACACACAAATCTGCACAGGAACTTCCAAG TGTCTCAGTATGCTGAAGCTGATTTTGAAGATGAgtgtggtgatggtgatggggCTGCTGATGATCTGGCTGACCACCGACCAGATGGACTGGCTCAACCAGCACTTCTTCTTTTAG
- the LOC121650981 gene encoding dentin sialophosphoprotein-like isoform X1, with translation MPNLLICLLVKMEGFADLLDDAFSEASVPSFPDEDLDFENLSFDEKSEEDKTKDTTKSDGVLLQEATAETTASLDKAAEELLYKAENDNDEQNSDESDEEDFKGVILISKIPENDYTSPDGESEQEGSVSGEDEEENVGSAEEAGDLLMSVHCSAEFYSGDKENRIFTEGRPMALESADYPRDSNEVESEAESDEDLAYFGGVPERGNDMMMKGAGTEEDKQEREEDSSDSSCEGMGVTIEQEETENPWTEEDKQEREEDSSDSSCEGMGVTIEQEETENPYRDDPAKDSLEFPSIPLQNLHDLIAEVDSEEYEEKMTDFSGEEHQEAGECFAEYPSDLSSFEYAEDGGNNQESKSDTSTCMKQKTCLENAVTETTWMDNAEETDDKKESGAGEQDEGTSEHMLTVEGLDEGDGTGESSSSSDDEEPVMTTSEKLLNNLHMQELEFVKLLEETQVYDGSSAAVPRWSSSDEHAVTNNRANPSDFINWDFDVLKTDSLLSEYLLTTEDTDMEETPPSDVKQCPADEVNSYSEVQRQIMRPSNQGSLDDSFFFNSEPDPSGVSDLGQLGDDEYEEDRNWEQEQERIKAFYRFYDDNDEENGREGRQIKVQFCANPLSQVIHFETDSSDTGSLSSFTDREEDLSSTETPEEPEDNLQIKPATDPPNIQLPESMSDLSHTQICTGTSKCLSMLKLILKMSVVMVMGLLMIWLTTDQMDWLNQHFFF, from the exons atgcCTAACTTGTTGATTTGTCTATTAGTAAAGATGGAAGGTTTTGCTGATCTCCTCGATGACGCATTTTCAG AGGCTTCTGTTCCATCATTTCCCGATGAAGATTTGGACTTTGAGAATTTGAGTTTTGATGAGAAGAGTGAGGAAGACAAGACAAAAGACACAACAAAGTCAGATGGGGTTCTGCTTCAGGAAGCAACTGCTGAAACAACCGCTTCGTTAGACAAGGCGGCCGAAGAGTTATTGtacaaagctgaaaatgacaATGACGAGCAGAACAGCGATGAAAGTGATGAGGAGGACTTTAAAGGGGTCATTCTCATTAGCAAAATACCTGAGAATGATTACACAAGCCCGGATGGAGAATCTGAGCAGGAAGGTTCTGTCTCtggagaagatgaagaggagaatgTTGGGTCAGCCGAAGAAGCAGGGGATTTGTTGATGTCAGTTCACTGCAGTGCTGAGTTCTACAGTGGTGATAAAGAGAACAGGATCTTTACTGAGGGGCGACCTATGGCCCTGGAGAGTGCTGACTACCCTCGAGATAGTAATGAGGTGGAAAGTGAAGCAGAAAGTGATGAGGACTTGGCCTATTTTGGAGGAGTCCCTGAACGTGGGAATGACATGATGATGAAAGGTGCTGGGACTGAAGAGGACAAgcaagaaagagaagaggattcCTCTGATTCCAGCTGTGAAGGCATGGGTGTAACCATCGaacaagaagaaacagaaaatccTTGGACTGAAGAGGACAAgcaagaaagagaagaggattcCTCTGATTCCAGCTGTGAAGGCATGGGTGTAACCATCGaacaagaagaaacagaaaatccTTACAGGGATGATCCTGCAAAAGACAGCTTAGAGTTCCCAAGCATACCTTTGCAAAATCTGCATGATCTCATTGCAGAAGTTGACAGTGAGGAATATGAAGAGAAAATGACCGATTTCTCAGGGGAGGAGCACCAAGAGGCAGGTGAGTGCTTTGCAGAGTATCCTTCAGACTTGTCTTCTTTTGAATatgcagaagatggaggaaATAACCAAGAAAGCAAGTCAGATACCTCAACTTGTATGAAGCAGAAGACATGCCTGGAAAATGCTGTTACAGAAACAACATGGATGGATAATGCTGAGGAGACTGACgataaaaaggaaagtggagCTGGAGAACAAGATGAAGGGACATCAGAGCATATGTTGACTGTGGAGGGGTTGGATGAGGGAGATGGAACAGGTGAGAGCAGCAGCTCCAGTGACGATGAAGAGCCAGTAATGACAACCAGTGAGAAGCTCTTGAATAATTTGCACATGCAAGAGCTTGAATTTGTCAAACTGCTGGAGGAAACTCAGGTGTATGATGGAAGCAGTGCTGCAGTTCCCAGGTGGAGCAGCTCTGATGAACATGCTGTCACAAACAACAGAGCTAATCCATCAGATTTCATCAACTGGGATTTTGACGTGTTAAAAACAGACAGTCTTCTCTCTGAATACCTATTAACCACAGAGGACACAGACATGGAAGAGACACCTCCTTCAGATGTGAAACAGTGTCCCGCTGATGAGGTCAACAGCTATTCCGAGGTGCAGAGACAAATAATGAGGCCCTCTAATCAGGGATCTCTCGAtgacagcttcttcttcaactCTGAACCTGACCCCTCTGGGGTCTCTGATCTGGGACAGCTGGGAGATGACGAGTATGAAGAGGATAGGAACTGGGAACAGGAGCAGGAGAGAATCAAGGCTTTCTACAGATTTTACGATGACAATGATGAAGAAAATGGAAGAGAAG GGAGGCAGATAAAAGTTCAGTTTTGTGCTAATCCCTTGTCTCAAGTCATTCACTTTGAAACTGACAG CAGTGACACGGGTTCACTCAGCAGCTTCACGGACAGGGAGGAGGACCTGAGCTCTACAGAAACACCTGAG GAGCCTGAAGACAACCTGCAAATAAAACCTGCAACTGATCCCCCAAATATTCAGCTACCAGAGAGTATGTCAGACCTCAGCCACACACAAATCTGCACAGGAACTTCCAAG TGTCTCAGTATGCTGAAGCTGATTTTGAAGATGAgtgtggtgatggtgatggggCTGCTGATGATCTGGCTGACCACCGACCAGATGGACTGGCTCAACCAGCACTTCTTCTTTTAG
- the si:ch211-150o23.3 gene encoding uncharacterized protein si:ch211-150o23.3: protein MDDGKMRILLCILLTGLLGDLWDGVVALGEGVRLVNGDNKCSGRVEVLRHEEWGTVCDDDWDFREADVVCLEVGCGLAESASRSSEFGQARGKIVLHHVQCSGHESSLTHCAVVRHSNSYCTHETDAGVRCSGALLMPSLYLLSPHPVFSPGESVRFRCSILLHHHLSDFHLYKRGVSTPLVTQRADQAQNGVDLTLSDIETFHQGSYSCQYSIKGGFPSQLLTSPPSNSINITVVELLTPQHWYNTSSEAPPGSVIKGQSFNITCSTPQQYAGGSFQLRLIRFNGTVRQSLPALTQSVTFTFLNAQSSNEGYYSCLYQVQVSGRTFVSRESQPLPIAIRDPDPVLSPIVISWLVSVVMFVVAVITIIIVAKILCNKEKKPSELERETRTCVDNTYVALSINKL from the exons ATGGATGACGGAAAGATGCGAATATTGCTCTGTATCCTTCTAACAG GCCTGTTAGGAGATCTGTGGGATGGAGTAGTTGCTCTTG GTGAAGGGGTCAGACTCGTGAATGGGGATAACAAGTGTTCTGGTAGAGTTGAAGTACTCCGCCATGAAGAGTGGGGTACTGTTTGTGACGATGATTGGGACTTCCGTGAGGCTGATGTGGTCTGCTTGGAGGTGGGTTGTGGCTTAGCTGAATCTGCCTCTCGCAGTTCAGAATTCGGCCAAGCCAGGGGAAAGATTGTGTTGCATCACGTCCAGTGTTCAGGACACGAGTCCAGTTTGACACACTGCGCTGTTGTCCGGCACAGTAACTCCTACTGCACCCATGAAACGGATGCAGGTGTGAGATGTTCAG GTGCTCTGTTAATGCCCAGCCTCTACTTGCTGTCACCTCACCCTGTGTTCTCTCCCGGGGAGTCTGTTCGCTTTCGCTGCAGTATTCTGCTGCATCATCACCTCAGCGACTTCCACCTCTACAAGCGTGGTGTTTCCACACCTCTGGTCACACAAAGGGCCGACCAAGCCCAGAATGGAGTTGACCTCACCCTGTCCGATATAGAGACTTTCCACCAAGGCAGCTACAGCTGTCAGTACAGCATAAAGGGTGGCTTCCCTTCTCAGCTTCTCACCTCTCCACCCAGCAATTCCATTAACATCACTGTGG TGGAACTCTTGACTCCCCAACACTGGTACAACACTTCCTCCGAGGCCCCGCCTGGCTCCGTCATCAAAGGGCAGAGTTTTAATATCACCTGCTCCACGCCGCAGCAGTACGCTGGTGGTTCCTTCCAGCTGCGTCTGATCCGCTTTAATGGCACAGTGCGCCAGTCACTGCCTGCCCTCACCCAGTCTGTCACTTTCACCTTTCTCAATGCCCAGAGTTCCAATGAGGGATACTATTCCTGCCTGTATCAGGTCCAGGTGAGCGGACGTACCTTTGTGTCCCGAGAAAGCCAGCCGCTGCCTATAGCCATAAGAG ATCCTGACCCAGTTCTGAGTCCCATAGTGATCAGCTGGCTTGTGTCTGTGGTGATGTTTGTTGTAGCTGTCATCACGATAATTATTGTGGCCAAAATACTGTGTAACAAGGAGAAGAAGCCCTCTGAACTGGAGCGAGAGACCAGAACCT gtGTGGACAACACATATGTTGCCTTATCAATTAACAAGCTATGA